Proteins encoded together in one Prosthecobacter fusiformis window:
- a CDS encoding YceI family protein produces the protein MNSYLLLLINLLLGATLVQADQKVLWSGTGDITFSGTSTLHDWAGKVAASPFSATVVYDESGRPQRIQAKVSVEAGKMDTAEPKRDENMKQALNVPIYPLIQASLDAPAEKIAADGKTPTRLPMTLMLLGKSHKIVAEISDWKLSAKKATFDLDFDVSMKASGISVPPVLIFIRVGDAVKVHASVTLTQN, from the coding sequence ATGAACTCGTATTTATTACTTTTAATTAACCTTTTGTTAGGTGCCACCCTGGTGCAGGCGGATCAAAAAGTGCTGTGGTCAGGAACCGGGGACATAACTTTTTCCGGTACTTCCACCCTTCATGACTGGGCGGGCAAAGTGGCGGCCAGCCCTTTTTCGGCCACAGTGGTTTATGACGAATCTGGTCGGCCCCAAAGGATCCAGGCGAAGGTTTCAGTGGAAGCTGGCAAGATGGACACGGCCGAGCCAAAACGGGATGAAAACATGAAGCAGGCACTGAATGTCCCGATTTACCCGCTGATCCAGGCCAGCCTGGATGCTCCGGCAGAGAAAATTGCTGCGGATGGCAAAACGCCCACCCGTCTGCCGATGACCCTGATGCTACTAGGGAAGTCCCACAAAATCGTAGCGGAGATCAGTGATTGGAAACTGTCTGCCAAGAAAGCGACCTTTGATCTGGACTTCGACGTATCCATGAAGGCTAGCGGGATCAGTGTCCCGCCGGTGCTGATATTCATCCGCGTAGGCGATGCCGTGAAGGTGCATGCCTCTGTGACCCTCACACAAAACTGA
- a CDS encoding HAD family hydrolase yields MLKAFIFDLDGTLINSLADIAESINRMLDARSYPRCDIEIFKQMVGDGMEKLVERALPAAHRNSELIRICTEEYRTLYNTLWQQQTLPYDGIVPALDSLRANGLKLGVISNKAHRFTVPMTEHFFGPGSFDIILGQRQEVPHKPDPAGALEAAASLGISIHECAYVGDSGIDMQFAKSAGMLAIGVDWGFRSVQELTENGADHIISQPGELLEIFAKSC; encoded by the coding sequence ATGCTGAAAGCTTTCATCTTCGACCTCGACGGCACCCTCATCAATTCCCTCGCGGACATCGCCGAATCCATCAACCGTATGCTGGATGCCCGCAGCTACCCCCGCTGTGACATCGAAATTTTCAAACAGATGGTCGGGGACGGCATGGAAAAACTCGTCGAGCGCGCCCTGCCGGCAGCCCACCGCAACAGTGAACTCATCCGGATTTGTACAGAGGAATACCGGACCCTTTATAACACCCTGTGGCAGCAGCAGACCCTGCCTTATGACGGCATCGTCCCGGCTCTTGACTCACTCAGAGCAAACGGCTTGAAGCTCGGCGTCATCTCCAATAAAGCCCACCGTTTTACCGTCCCCATGACCGAGCACTTCTTCGGCCCTGGCAGCTTTGATATCATTCTCGGCCAGCGTCAGGAAGTCCCTCATAAACCCGATCCTGCAGGTGCCTTAGAAGCCGCCGCCTCCCTAGGAATCAGCATCCATGAATGCGCCTACGTCGGCGATTCAGGCATCGATATGCAGTTCGCCAAAAGCGCTGGCATGCTCGCCATCGGGGTGGACTGGGGTTTCCGCTCCGTCCAGGAACTCACCGAAAACGGTGCAGATCACATCATTTCCCAGCCGGGCGAATTGCTCGAAATCTTCGCCAAATCGTGCTGA
- a CDS encoding type III polyketide synthase, producing the protein MSSYIHHIATATPPYAYSQAYTRDRLKEWTQNPKTKRLIQAIYNRSGIETRHSVTGDFIAGADATLFRSDAEGRLIPPGTAERNRVYAHSARELSVEVAKRAIADAPGFAKEDITHIIYTSCTGFANPGPDYHVIRELGLRGNIQRYTLGFMGCYAAFPALRMAAQFCEADADAVVLVICLELCTLHMQVNDQPDSILANSLFADGAAAAIVSAREPTVKKPAYRLRGFESALLPSSEADMAWEIGNEGFNIVLSSYVPDIIGQNIRQLLKGILTRKGTSPEEMNEWAVHPGGRSILDKVQESLALPADTLEASRTILRDYGNMSSATILFVLKEMLDTADTDHANLCAMAFGPGLTVETALLERLGSTAMSTHALAENLKV; encoded by the coding sequence ATGTCTTCTTACATTCATCACATCGCCACGGCCACGCCACCCTATGCCTACAGCCAAGCTTATACGCGTGACCGGCTCAAGGAATGGACGCAGAATCCGAAGACGAAGCGACTGATCCAGGCGATCTATAACCGGAGTGGCATTGAGACGCGGCATAGTGTGACGGGTGACTTCATCGCCGGGGCGGATGCAACGTTATTCAGGTCTGATGCGGAGGGCAGGCTTATTCCTCCAGGCACTGCGGAGCGAAACCGTGTTTATGCACACAGTGCGCGTGAGCTTTCGGTGGAGGTGGCGAAACGCGCGATTGCGGATGCGCCGGGTTTTGCCAAAGAAGACATTACCCACATCATTTATACATCCTGCACGGGTTTTGCTAATCCTGGACCGGACTACCATGTCATCCGTGAGCTGGGTTTGAGAGGGAATATTCAGCGTTACACGCTCGGGTTCATGGGCTGTTATGCGGCGTTTCCGGCATTGAGGATGGCGGCGCAGTTTTGTGAAGCGGATGCGGATGCTGTGGTGCTGGTGATCTGCCTGGAACTGTGCACGCTGCACATGCAGGTCAATGACCAGCCGGACAGCATCCTGGCCAATTCTCTTTTTGCGGATGGTGCGGCGGCGGCCATTGTGAGCGCTCGGGAGCCAACGGTGAAGAAACCGGCGTATCGTCTGCGCGGTTTTGAATCAGCACTGTTGCCGTCGAGCGAGGCGGACATGGCCTGGGAGATCGGCAATGAAGGCTTTAATATTGTGCTCTCCAGCTATGTGCCGGACATCATCGGCCAGAATATCCGTCAGCTTCTGAAGGGTATCCTGACACGCAAGGGGACCTCCCCGGAGGAGATGAACGAGTGGGCGGTACATCCGGGCGGCAGGTCCATTTTAGACAAGGTGCAGGAAAGCCTGGCGCTGCCAGCGGATACGCTGGAGGCTTCCAGAACGATTTTGAGAGACTATGGGAACATGAGCAGTGCGACCATTCTGTTTGTGTTGAAGGAGATGCTGGACACGGCGGATACGGATCATGCGAATCTATGTGCCATGGCCTTTGGGCCTGGTCTCACGGTGGAAACGGCGCTGCTGGAGCGGCTGGGCAGTACGGCGATGAGCACGCATGCTTTGGCTGAAAACTTGAAGGTCTGA
- a CDS encoding TlpA family protein disulfide reductase — protein MKYIISLVITVCFSLTMIVAGEPAVGSALPDLGSLLPGSALPKTAGKVVLVDFWASWCAPCKASFATMSRLHQKYAAQGLVIIGIGVDEEKEKFLSFAAKQQPGFTLVHDAGQAAAGFFNPPTMPTSYLVDRSGKIRHIHKGFKGAKTEAEYTAEIEELLSK, from the coding sequence ATGAAATACATCATCAGTCTTGTCATTACCGTCTGCTTCAGCCTAACCATGATTGTCGCGGGGGAACCTGCGGTCGGATCCGCTCTGCCGGATCTTGGCAGTCTGCTGCCTGGATCCGCCCTGCCAAAAACGGCGGGTAAAGTGGTCTTAGTGGACTTTTGGGCATCCTGGTGCGCGCCTTGCAAGGCATCCTTTGCCACGATGTCGCGCTTGCATCAAAAGTATGCGGCTCAGGGCTTGGTGATCATTGGCATCGGGGTGGATGAGGAGAAGGAAAAGTTCCTGTCATTTGCAGCCAAACAGCAACCCGGTTTCACCCTGGTGCATGATGCCGGACAGGCAGCGGCCGGTTTTTTTAATCCGCCGACGATGCCAACGAGCTATCTCGTCGATCGCAGCGGTAAGATCCGGCACATTCACAAGGGATTTAAAGGTGCGAAGACCGAGGCCGAATACACGGCGGAGATTGAGGAACTGCTGAGCAAATAA
- a CDS encoding DUF4266 domain-containing protein: protein MTALLSSCSENLVRVKPFERGNLANPLMSTDRDSLLLAMTMHAYFSREASFGGGGVGGGGCGCN from the coding sequence ATGACCGCACTCTTGAGCAGTTGCTCAGAAAATCTTGTTAGGGTGAAGCCTTTTGAGAGGGGAAACCTGGCGAATCCTTTGATGAGCACGGACCGTGATTCCCTTCTCCTGGCGATGACCATGCATGCCTACTTTTCACGCGAGGCGAGTTTTGGTGGCGGCGGAGTGGGAGGCGGAGGCTGTGGCTGCAACTAA
- a CDS encoding FAD:protein FMN transferase, whose product MSAHQQNQPMRITPDSRGVRSIPFHALGAPCGVQFRCDDDKRSLQFVADALGWLGHFEAKFSRFRADSMVTRINEAAGKQWVEVDPEMEQMLDIGDAMHRLTAGLLDPAMLPLLRVWDWKKVHAALPDEETIREALDLCNWSEVERSPGKIRLPRKGMGLDFGGFGKEHAVDQIASIARQHGIEDLLVDLGRDIFAMGGNGLHPFWHVGIQDGIQTERCIGGLAVSNYAVCASGDYARRFEHKGVRYGHILDRRTGWPVCHGLRAVTVLAPTCLVAGIYSTCVFVLGRREGMQFVQNAPGVEACLQDEQGISGTEHFSKHQVKAA is encoded by the coding sequence ATGTCCGCTCACCAACAAAACCAACCGATGCGGATCACGCCGGACAGCCGTGGAGTGCGGAGTATTCCTTTCCATGCTTTGGGGGCACCCTGCGGTGTCCAGTTTCGATGCGATGACGATAAAAGGTCATTGCAATTTGTGGCGGATGCCTTGGGCTGGCTGGGTCATTTTGAAGCGAAGTTTTCACGCTTTCGTGCTGATTCCATGGTCACCCGAATCAACGAGGCAGCAGGGAAACAATGGGTGGAAGTGGACCCGGAGATGGAGCAGATGCTGGACATCGGAGATGCGATGCACCGCTTGACTGCGGGTTTGCTGGACCCTGCCATGCTGCCCCTGCTGCGAGTGTGGGATTGGAAAAAAGTGCATGCGGCACTGCCTGATGAGGAGACCATCCGGGAGGCGCTGGACCTGTGTAACTGGAGCGAGGTGGAAAGGAGTCCAGGAAAGATCCGGCTGCCAAGAAAGGGCATGGGCCTGGATTTTGGCGGCTTTGGCAAAGAGCATGCGGTGGACCAGATCGCCAGTATAGCGCGGCAGCATGGGATTGAGGATCTGCTGGTGGATCTGGGGCGTGATATCTTTGCGATGGGCGGGAACGGGCTGCATCCGTTTTGGCATGTGGGCATCCAGGACGGCATCCAGACGGAGCGTTGCATTGGTGGTCTGGCGGTCTCCAACTATGCCGTATGTGCCTCAGGCGACTATGCGCGGAGGTTTGAACATAAGGGGGTGCGCTATGGGCACATCCTGGACCGCCGGACCGGCTGGCCTGTGTGCCATGGCCTGAGGGCGGTGACCGTCCTGGCACCGACCTGCCTTGTGGCCGGGATCTATTCCACCTGTGTGTTTGTCCTGGGCAGGCGGGAGGGGATGCAATTCGTGCAGAACGCTCCGGGAGTGGAGGCCTGCCTACAGGATGAACAAGGGATTTCAGGGACAGAGCATTTTAGCAAACACCAAGTCAAAGCGGCTTAA
- a CDS encoding alpha/beta hydrolase family protein, whose translation MQSIFVTGIFFLACHLAYAQAWPPNLQHIQVRSSADQTEQPALAWSPPGTEARPLLVGLHTWSSDYKQSSNGRAYAHWCSQMGWHFIAPNFRGPNNTPEAMGSDLAVQDVVDAVEHMKKSQAVDTSRIYLIGVSGGGHMAMLMAGRHPEIWAGVSAWCGISDIAAWHSEHLRNGRPDGYAQNIEASLGGPPTDARLQEAIKRSPLTWLSRARQLPLDLNHGIQDGRLGSVPFRHSLLAFNQAAAETLPDQEIQSYYETQQRPSSWPAPEPDPLYISILPPGSKRPGWMPGSTESRLLKETLRTPKPVLFRKISGSTRITLFDGAHEIIYNAGLNWLAAQQKGTPVVWDLKNPILLESGDTQSGL comes from the coding sequence ATGCAATCCATTTTTGTCACCGGGATCTTTTTCTTGGCCTGCCACCTAGCCTACGCCCAGGCCTGGCCACCCAACCTCCAGCATATCCAAGTCCGCAGCTCTGCCGACCAGACAGAACAGCCTGCACTGGCGTGGTCTCCACCCGGCACGGAAGCCCGCCCCCTGCTCGTCGGGCTCCACACTTGGAGCAGCGACTATAAACAAAGCTCCAATGGCCGTGCCTACGCCCACTGGTGCAGTCAAATGGGTTGGCATTTCATCGCCCCCAATTTCCGCGGGCCTAACAACACACCCGAGGCCATGGGCAGCGACCTGGCCGTGCAGGACGTTGTTGATGCAGTGGAGCACATGAAAAAGAGCCAGGCCGTGGATACCAGCCGCATCTACCTCATCGGCGTCAGCGGTGGCGGCCATATGGCCATGCTTATGGCGGGCAGGCATCCGGAAATCTGGGCGGGCGTCTCAGCCTGGTGCGGCATCAGCGACATCGCAGCCTGGCATAGCGAGCATCTGAGAAACGGCCGCCCCGATGGTTATGCTCAGAACATCGAAGCCTCCCTCGGTGGACCGCCGACAGACGCACGATTGCAGGAAGCCATCAAGCGCTCGCCCCTGACTTGGCTGTCCCGGGCCAGACAGCTGCCCCTGGACCTCAATCATGGCATCCAGGATGGCCGCCTGGGCAGCGTTCCATTTCGGCATAGTTTGTTAGCCTTCAACCAGGCCGCTGCTGAAACCCTGCCGGACCAGGAGATTCAGAGCTATTATGAAACCCAGCAACGCCCATCCTCCTGGCCGGCTCCCGAGCCTGACCCTCTTTACATATCCATCCTTCCCCCCGGTTCCAAACGCCCTGGCTGGATGCCCGGCTCCACCGAATCCAGACTCCTGAAGGAGACCCTCCGCACCCCCAAGCCCGTTCTGTTTCGCAAAATCTCCGGCAGCACCCGCATCACCCTGTTTGATGGAGCGCACGAAATCATCTACAACGCAGGTCTGAACTGGCTCGCCGCCCAGCAAAAAGGCACACCTGTCGTCTGGGATCTCAAAAATCCCATCCTCCTGGAATCTGGTGACACCCAGTCCGGCCTTTGA
- a CDS encoding cupin domain-containing protein, with protein MNRTHSEDLPWNTQNSPQRKYGVMRRGLSQAAGCPKDTGTWGGGHPFEVEIHRVAPGKINFPLHEHSAQWEAYYILSGMGQVRGPKGTESIQAGDYLVFPPGEAHQIINHTEEELTFMVIADQPQADAIHYPESGKWLLKPQKKCFEMNEVDYFKGEE; from the coding sequence ATGAACCGTACCCACTCTGAAGATCTGCCCTGGAACACGCAAAATTCGCCACAGAGGAAGTATGGGGTGATGAGGCGGGGGCTTTCGCAGGCGGCGGGTTGCCCGAAGGATACGGGGACTTGGGGTGGGGGACATCCGTTTGAGGTGGAGATCCACCGGGTGGCACCGGGGAAAATCAATTTTCCGCTGCATGAGCATTCGGCGCAGTGGGAGGCTTATTATATTCTCTCCGGAATGGGCCAGGTGCGCGGGCCGAAGGGAACAGAATCGATCCAGGCGGGGGATTATTTGGTCTTTCCGCCGGGGGAGGCGCACCAGATCATCAACCATACGGAGGAGGAGCTGACTTTTATGGTGATCGCGGATCAGCCCCAGGCGGATGCGATCCATTATCCAGAGTCGGGCAAGTGGCTCTTGAAGCCCCAGAAGAAGTGCTTTGAGATGAACGAGGTGGACTACTTTAAGGGGGAAGAGTGA
- a CDS encoding DUF3570 domain-containing protein, whose translation MRPRTLAPLLLPTISLGAAEHLRFDSSYQTYEEANGRIAVESWYYRGEMNLTDETLFKFQLLRDAISGASPTGALPGGTQPFLSDVEDVRNGILGALSHQFGDHRVEVEFSRSKEHDYLSYGLSLSDRWELNQKNTTLSMGLNYLDDSIVVLGIEDQSKKSYDLFFGVTQLLDKNTVLAANLTVGYSEGYLNDPYKAIQRTDIVSVSDGMGGMIDFPTTNLYRENRPDSRLRGVLQLQGTRFFDKFQAALDATVRLSTDDYGVFSQSLQVEWRQALGSRLELTPFFRYYRQNAADFFHNTLDDVSVADPAEYPSGRGPHYSADYRLSSMSSLSLGLKARWRVSDNISLSAAYELYDMSGTGSQQAPAQAYPTASIWTFGVTIEF comes from the coding sequence ATGAGACCCCGTACTCTGGCTCCGCTGCTGCTGCCCACGATTTCCCTGGGTGCGGCTGAACATCTGCGCTTTGACTCCAGCTATCAGACCTATGAGGAGGCCAATGGCCGCATAGCCGTGGAGTCCTGGTATTACCGTGGTGAAATGAATCTCACGGATGAAACCCTGTTTAAATTCCAGCTCTTGAGAGATGCCATTAGTGGCGCATCGCCGACGGGGGCACTGCCGGGGGGCACCCAGCCATTTCTTTCGGACGTGGAGGATGTGCGTAATGGGATCCTGGGTGCATTGTCGCATCAGTTTGGAGACCATCGGGTGGAGGTGGAGTTTTCCCGCAGCAAGGAACATGACTACCTTTCGTATGGGCTGTCTCTGAGTGACCGCTGGGAGTTAAACCAGAAGAATACGACGCTGTCTATGGGGTTGAATTACCTGGACGATTCCATTGTGGTGCTGGGGATTGAGGATCAGTCAAAAAAGAGTTATGACCTTTTCTTTGGGGTGACCCAGCTGCTGGACAAAAACACGGTGCTGGCTGCGAACCTGACGGTGGGATACAGCGAAGGATATCTGAATGATCCGTATAAGGCCATCCAGCGCACAGACATTGTCTCTGTTTCCGATGGAATGGGAGGGATGATTGATTTCCCGACGACAAACCTGTATCGGGAAAATCGCCCGGACAGCAGGCTGCGAGGGGTGTTGCAATTGCAAGGAACGAGGTTTTTTGACAAGTTTCAAGCCGCGTTGGACGCGACGGTGAGGCTGTCCACCGATGATTATGGTGTGTTTTCCCAGAGTCTTCAGGTGGAATGGAGGCAAGCGCTTGGGAGCAGGCTGGAGCTGACGCCGTTTTTCCGTTACTACAGGCAGAACGCGGCCGATTTTTTCCACAATACCCTGGATGATGTGTCTGTGGCAGACCCTGCGGAATATCCCAGCGGAAGGGGGCCACACTATTCGGCGGATTATCGCCTTTCCTCCATGAGCTCTCTGAGCCTTGGGCTGAAGGCCCGCTGGCGTGTGAGTGATAACATCTCCCTGTCTGCCGCCTATGAGCTTTATGACATGAGCGGCACAGGATCACAGCAGGCACCTGCTCAGGCTTATCCGACGGCGAGCATATGGACCTTTGGCGTGACCATCGAATTTTAA
- a CDS encoding Ig domain-containing protein, translated as MKCYSLIQKLKKSLSRGGSLLLLFQRTPVAQVLMPEVNFLASAAAMDTAKIVITSVIGLGAYDSVAGATTVSQVAPAAGSTTVPVTSGTNLGSVFQIIGGGGHTPQSWSVSSGTLPSGLTLTNAKGKTTTLTGTTTQTGNYPVTIRAWESTGFKGRSAQGAFTVQVSAPPSAAIVTQPSATTINSGSAATLTVTASGGIPLTYQWYRGNSGVTDFPVGTNAASYTTPVLTATTSYWVKVTNTVNPTGANSSTATVTVRQPAVITSDPAPVSINSGQSIVLTVTATGDDPLSYQWYEGASGVITTPVGENSASFTTPVLIYTTSYWVKVSNIANPTGMNSTEATVTVVPPAMPVIFTPSQLATGRTGISYRVALGAVGGTGPYAWSLSSGTLPEGLELDSTGVISGTPTVVGTSAFTVEVTDFNGDKDTEAYSVTMSDLAISTTMLPTAVKGVAYSYPLSGYGGMPAYSWKVIGGSLPGGMSFSDTGMLSGVPATVGNAPLTVRLTDGSGFSVTQQLTVPVSATFLVPVIQPFSFEPVTIGTDFSYTVSALNYPKTFVMTGLPKGLKFVAATGVISGLPDVSGVFNVQIRASNTGGTSSTVTVPLTVNALKDNLVGSFGGLVARDPVNRGLGGVLTVTTTSIGSYTVKLVGALGIKAASTSYSAKGRLVAAAPQLKVPLGGYELALTIDPDTGLMAGTLGSVKVSGWRSAWNARTHPADTLLGYYSLALDLKDAWDVGVDTVPQGSGFATFTVSSAGSLKVVGKTSDGQTITGASFLGSKGEFWIYTALYKNLGSIQGELAVHEDEGGIAAFNTIRGTVSWFKPGTVTLTYPATFGPVNLKAEGGYLALASKANILGLPDAGSVRLSFTDGGLAASDKDPDMSFTYTADHKTVLLTDAVNNPGKVTLKINAATGAVLGNFTLVEATPPLTRAKVPFVGQVVRMSDGGVKAAGYFLLHQIPVSGQTAAKAPVLSGGFKLQQPVP; from the coding sequence ATGAAATGTTATTCACTCATTCAGAAACTCAAAAAATCTTTGTCGCGCGGTGGGTCGTTGCTCCTGCTTTTCCAGCGCACCCCGGTGGCGCAGGTGCTCATGCCGGAGGTAAATTTTCTGGCTTCGGCGGCGGCAATGGACACAGCGAAGATCGTCATTACCAGTGTGATCGGACTGGGAGCGTACGACAGTGTCGCTGGTGCAACTACGGTGAGCCAGGTGGCACCGGCAGCCGGTTCCACAACGGTGCCTGTGACATCGGGCACCAATCTGGGAAGTGTCTTCCAGATCATAGGAGGAGGTGGGCACACGCCTCAGTCCTGGTCGGTCTCCAGCGGCACATTGCCGAGCGGCCTGACGCTGACCAATGCGAAGGGGAAAACCACTACTCTGACAGGAACCACGACGCAGACGGGCAATTATCCAGTGACGATCAGGGCCTGGGAAAGCACCGGCTTCAAGGGAAGATCTGCGCAAGGAGCGTTTACGGTGCAGGTTTCCGCTCCTCCATCTGCAGCCATCGTTACCCAGCCGTCGGCGACCACAATCAATAGCGGGAGTGCGGCGACGCTGACCGTGACGGCTTCAGGAGGAATACCTCTGACATATCAGTGGTACCGGGGAAACAGCGGTGTCACCGACTTTCCTGTAGGGACGAATGCTGCCTCGTATACGACGCCTGTTTTGACAGCGACGACCAGTTATTGGGTGAAAGTGACCAATACCGTCAATCCTACTGGTGCGAACTCTAGTACGGCCACTGTGACTGTCCGGCAGCCTGCGGTGATCACGAGTGATCCGGCTCCCGTTTCCATCAATAGCGGACAAAGCATCGTGCTGACTGTCACAGCTACCGGGGATGATCCGCTGAGCTATCAATGGTATGAAGGAGCCAGCGGGGTGATAACAACGCCTGTGGGAGAAAATTCGGCTTCATTCACCACGCCGGTGCTGATCTACACGACGAGCTACTGGGTGAAGGTGAGCAATATCGCGAATCCTACTGGAATGAATTCTACGGAGGCCACAGTAACGGTCGTGCCACCGGCCATGCCTGTTATATTTACTCCTTCTCAGTTGGCTACCGGCAGGACTGGGATCTCGTACCGTGTGGCACTGGGGGCAGTGGGGGGGACGGGACCCTATGCTTGGTCACTCAGCAGTGGTACGCTGCCTGAGGGTCTAGAGCTGGACAGCACAGGGGTCATTTCCGGGACGCCGACGGTGGTGGGGACAAGTGCATTCACGGTGGAGGTGACGGACTTCAATGGGGATAAGGATACAGAAGCCTACAGTGTGACAATGAGTGACCTAGCCATCTCGACGACCATGTTGCCTACGGCTGTGAAGGGTGTGGCGTATTCTTATCCTCTGTCAGGTTATGGCGGCATGCCTGCATATTCATGGAAAGTGATTGGAGGCAGTCTGCCAGGGGGGATGAGCTTTTCAGATACGGGAATGCTTTCCGGAGTTCCTGCGACTGTTGGGAATGCGCCTCTGACGGTTCGTCTCACGGATGGTAGCGGTTTTTCTGTCACCCAGCAGCTGACAGTGCCCGTTTCGGCTACTTTTTTGGTACCTGTCATTCAGCCGTTCAGCTTTGAGCCAGTTACTATTGGGACCGATTTTAGCTATACGGTTTCGGCATTAAATTATCCGAAGACTTTTGTTATGACCGGCCTCCCGAAAGGGTTGAAATTTGTGGCAGCGACGGGAGTGATTAGCGGTCTGCCAGACGTGTCAGGGGTTTTTAATGTGCAGATTCGTGCTAGCAACACCGGGGGAACGAGCAGCACAGTGACAGTGCCTTTGACTGTGAATGCGCTGAAGGATAACTTGGTCGGTAGCTTTGGTGGATTGGTGGCGCGCGATCCTGTGAACCGGGGCCTGGGGGGCGTCTTGACCGTCACGACGACCTCGATTGGTAGTTATACGGTCAAGCTAGTTGGAGCACTGGGTATCAAGGCAGCCTCCACGAGTTATTCAGCCAAGGGCCGGTTGGTAGCTGCTGCCCCGCAGTTGAAAGTGCCCTTAGGAGGATATGAGTTGGCTTTAACCATCGATCCCGATACCGGGCTGATGGCAGGCACGCTTGGCAGTGTGAAAGTTAGCGGCTGGCGCTCTGCTTGGAATGCGAGGACCCATCCTGCGGATACACTGCTGGGCTATTATAGTCTGGCGTTGGACCTGAAGGATGCTTGGGATGTGGGTGTGGATACGGTTCCTCAAGGCAGCGGCTTTGCCACATTCACCGTCAGTTCTGCGGGAAGTCTGAAAGTGGTTGGGAAGACTTCAGATGGCCAGACGATCACAGGTGCCAGTTTCCTGGGATCTAAAGGAGAGTTTTGGATCTATACAGCTTTGTACAAAAATTTAGGCAGCATTCAGGGGGAGCTGGCCGTGCATGAGGATGAGGGGGGAATCGCTGCCTTCAATACTATCCGGGGAACTGTGTCCTGGTTTAAACCGGGAACGGTGACGCTGACCTATCCTGCGACCTTTGGACCGGTCAATTTAAAGGCAGAAGGGGGTTATCTGGCACTAGCGAGCAAAGCAAATATCCTGGGGTTGCCGGATGCGGGAAGCGTGCGACTGAGCTTCACGGATGGCGGGCTGGCAGCCTCGGACAAGGATCCGGACATGAGCTTCACCTATACTGCGGATCACAAAACCGTATTGTTAACTGATGCGGTGAATAATCCTGGAAAGGTGACTCTCAAAATCAATGCTGCTACGGGAGCCGTGCTGGGCAACTTTACCCTGGTGGAAGCCACACCACCTCTGACGCGGGCAAAAGTGCCTTTTGTAGGGCAGGTGGTGAGAATGAGTGATGGCGGTGTGAAGGCTGCAGGTTACTTCCTACTGCATCAGATTCCGGTCTCAGGCCAGACGGCGGCGAAGGCACCCGTCCTTTCGGGTGGTTTCAAACTTCAGCAGCCTGTTCCTTAA
- a CDS encoding L,D-transpeptidase produces the protein MSHNRILRITLQSTILVAALGLSSCKTPTAEPPPAAEAQKRTGLFEWTGEGKSITSIKINVDEQIAYLYNGKDQIGWTYVATGITSFPTPTGEFKIIEKVADKVSNLYGKGYDANGKLVNSDFKQGRDLLPPGGRFEAAKMTYFMRLTNDGVGMHIGPIPRPGRRASHGCIRLPSKFAGTIYRSVTLGTPVTIVGSGPDYATYLKQSNAKSKANAAKLAAAKAKADVAGQKEATSLAADDPNGPGPDASATTPATTPTGTTTITTLPAPTPAPTQALESVPDAPAPATPVEEVKPAEPAPGQ, from the coding sequence ATGTCCCATAACCGCATCCTGCGAATCACTCTCCAAAGCACCATCCTGGTGGCTGCTCTCGGTCTTTCATCCTGTAAGACCCCCACGGCGGAGCCTCCGCCCGCAGCAGAGGCCCAAAAGCGTACCGGACTCTTTGAATGGACCGGCGAAGGCAAGAGCATCACCTCCATCAAGATCAACGTGGATGAGCAGATCGCCTACCTTTACAACGGCAAGGACCAGATCGGCTGGACCTACGTCGCCACCGGCATCACCAGCTTCCCCACCCCCACCGGTGAATTCAAAATCATCGAAAAAGTCGCGGACAAAGTCTCCAACCTTTATGGCAAAGGCTACGATGCCAACGGCAAGCTGGTTAATTCAGATTTCAAACAAGGACGCGACCTCCTGCCACCCGGTGGCCGCTTTGAAGCCGCCAAGATGACCTATTTCATGCGCCTCACCAATGATGGCGTGGGCATGCACATCGGTCCCATCCCCCGCCCAGGCCGCCGCGCCTCCCACGGCTGCATCCGCCTGCCATCCAAATTCGCCGGCACCATCTATCGCAGCGTCACCCTTGGCACCCCAGTCACCATCGTCGGCAGCGGCCCGGACTACGCCACCTACCTGAAGCAGTCCAACGCCAAGTCCAAAGCCAATGCCGCCAAGCTGGCTGCCGCCAAGGCCAAAGCCGATGTCGCTGGTCAAAAAGAAGCCACCAGCCTGGCAGCCGATGATCCGAACGGCCCTGGCCCTGATGCCTCAGCGACTACCCCGGCCACCACCCCTACCGGCACCACCACCATCACCACTCTGCCTGCGCCCACCCCCGCTCCTACACAGGCTCTCGAATCCGTCCCAGACGCACCCGCACCAGCCACCCCGGTTGAAGAGGTCAAGCCTGCCGAGCCCGCCCCTGGTCAATAA